A genome region from Schlesneria paludicola DSM 18645 includes the following:
- a CDS encoding MarR family winged helix-turn-helix transcriptional regulator codes for MNKPATNLESIATMCIAGRLRLLNRVITKLYDDALRPLGVKLSQGNILAVTAKLGVARPTEVCDILELDASTLSRTVERMVANGWLEILPGEDGRHHPFRLTQEGTQLMEKAIPAWEKAQTEATKLIGDDGLTLLNSAIKRVKSSSMER; via the coding sequence GCCACAATGTGCATTGCGGGGCGGTTGCGGCTACTTAATCGCGTCATCACCAAGCTTTATGATGATGCACTGCGACCACTCGGGGTGAAGCTAAGCCAGGGGAACATTCTGGCCGTCACGGCGAAGCTTGGTGTGGCTCGTCCGACAGAGGTTTGTGACATTCTGGAACTCGACGCATCGACGCTTAGCCGGACTGTGGAGCGGATGGTGGCGAACGGCTGGCTCGAAATTCTTCCCGGTGAAGATGGACGACACCATCCTTTTCGGCTCACCCAAGAGGGAACGCAACTGATGGAGAAGGCAATCCCCGCTTGGGAGAAGGCTCAGACCGAGGCCACAAAGCTGATCGGCGATGATGGCCTGACGCTACTCAACTCTGCGATCAAGCGGGTGAAGAGCAGCTCCATGGAGCGATAG